Proteins encoded within one genomic window of Perognathus longimembris pacificus isolate PPM17 chromosome 28, ASM2315922v1, whole genome shotgun sequence:
- the S100g gene encoding protein S100-G — MILLSSSCTYLVLLSGYTVGDQDTRMSAKKSPEELKNIFQKYAAKEGDPDQLSKDELKLLIQAEFPSLLNGASSLDDLFKELDKNGDGEVSFEEFQVLLKNIPQ; from the exons ATGATTCTTCTCAGCTCTTCATGCACTTACTTAGTTCTTCTAAGTGGCTACACTGTCGGTGACCAG GACACAAGAATGAGTGCTAAAAAGTCTCCTGAAGAACTaaagaacattttccaaaaatatGCAGCCAAAGAAGGTGATCCAGACCAGCTGTCCAAGGATGAGCTGAAGCTATTGATTCAGGCTGAATTCCCCAGTCTGCTCAAT GGTGCAAGCAGCCTAGATGACCTCTTTAAAGAACTGGACAAGAATGGAGATGGAGAAGTTAGTTTCGAAGAATTCCAAGTGCTACTCAAAAACATACCccagtga